The Microbacterium foliorum genome has a window encoding:
- a CDS encoding F0F1 ATP synthase subunit delta, protein MGSATTQALAASTQALAAAKDVTLDSARELFAAARTVAESSQLSGALTDPSAPAEARQNVVSAVFGRFSPDVQNVLRTVVAQRWSSSSQLVDGVEELAIRAAAISTPQADIGGELFGFSRVIAANADLELALGTRLGGEDAKGALVDRLLAGGVSDAAALIVSSLVRQPRERRIRQMLARATRIVADQGDRVVATVHTAKPLTDAQRTRLSAALSRRYDGNVSLNEVFDPAVVGGLRVQIADDVIDGSISARLADLRQKLVS, encoded by the coding sequence ATGGGCAGCGCGACCACTCAGGCACTCGCGGCATCCACTCAGGCGCTTGCCGCAGCGAAGGACGTCACTCTCGACTCGGCCAGGGAGCTGTTCGCAGCTGCCAGGACCGTGGCGGAGTCGTCTCAGCTGAGCGGCGCGCTCACCGATCCCTCGGCTCCGGCCGAGGCGCGACAGAACGTCGTGTCGGCGGTCTTCGGCAGGTTCTCGCCGGACGTGCAGAACGTCCTGAGGACCGTCGTGGCCCAGCGCTGGTCCTCCTCGTCGCAGCTCGTCGACGGCGTCGAGGAGCTGGCCATCCGTGCCGCGGCGATCTCCACTCCTCAGGCCGACATCGGAGGAGAGCTGTTCGGCTTCTCCCGCGTCATCGCCGCGAACGCGGATCTCGAGCTCGCGCTCGGAACCCGCCTCGGGGGAGAGGACGCCAAGGGCGCTCTCGTCGACAGGCTTCTGGCCGGGGGCGTCAGCGACGCCGCCGCGCTGATCGTGTCGTCTCTGGTGCGCCAGCCGCGGGAACGTCGCATCCGGCAGATGCTGGCGCGGGCGACGCGCATCGTCGCGGACCAGGGCGATCGGGTGGTGGCGACGGTGCACACCGCGAAGCCGCTGACCGACGCGCAGCGCACCCGCCTGAGCGCGGCACTCTCGCGCCGCTACGACGGCAACGTATCCCTCAACGAGGTCTTCGACCCCGCCGTCGTCGGAGGTCTGCGTGTGCAGATCGCCGATGACGTCATCGACGGCAGCATCTCCGCTCGACTCGCCGACCTTCGCCAGAAGCTCGTCAGCTAA